The following coding sequences lie in one Drosophila sulfurigaster albostrigata strain 15112-1811.04 chromosome 2R, ASM2355843v2, whole genome shotgun sequence genomic window:
- the LOC133836532 gene encoding uncharacterized protein LOC133836532 isoform X2: MIRQLLLQLLTLAMEIASIYGSCSVTRIIMRVPRDRDVGLIFDLTVSNPKAQKSEMLGFTVTSDGICTLNTSRGEQLLAGSIFGGDFGYIESGSSITVSLMWPTVSLYNRVGSCPILVSSVNHKKEVNRTNQILHFDTRFETLDPGNHSLRRRKDFTDCKNWDQNYFRNCTPLNCEELYFGKRSFYNRTSEQCEAVPACIGDGIQYDFYANECVDVNNFITEDEIDQLKQGKFDNNYMELQEYEASRANKQMQEQQNTNTAPNRRKEIKECNFETKLSLIDFNNCFQHLNNPKTNEYIKVDDYRTTGKKVSKKLTMTSILKNFYYDWYSPLNKEHDHDNENESDLENIGPNSTTNSEAAELYWAKMSNLGPIGWLSLIMEMLLIILATVFTYTVVCFTLYCLMELIAMMKPYEVSSVHIGKKLTPRKKREELEVMTSASLMSQTR; encoded by the exons ATGATacgacagctgctgctgcaacttctCACGTTGGCAATGGAAATCGCTAGCATCTATGGATCCTGCAGCGTTACAAGGATCATCATGCGTGTGCCCCGCGATCGTGATGTTGGACTAATCTTTG ATCTGACTGTGTCCAATCCCAAGGCGCAAAAGTCCGAAATGTTGGGCTTTACCGTCACTTCCGATGGCATTTGCACCTTGAATACATCGAGAGGTGAACAGTTGTTGGCTGGCAGCATTTTTGGCGGCGACTTTGGCTACATCGAATCGGGCAGCAGCATAACCGTCTCCCTGATGTGGCCTACTGTG TCGCTATACAATCGCGTTGGCAGCTGCCCCATCTTGGTGAGCAGCGTGAATCACAAGAAAGAGGTGAATAGAACGAATCAGATTCTGCACTTTGATACCCGCTTTGAGACATTGGATCCTGGCAATCATTCGCTGCGGCGTCGCAAGGATTTTACCGATTGCAAGAACTGGGACCAAAACTATTTTCGCAATTGCACGCCCCTAAACTGTGAGGAACTCTACTTTGGCAAGCGCAGCTTTTACAATCGCACAAGTGAGCAATGCGAAGCAGTTCCAGCGTGTATTGGCGATGGCATCCAATATGATTTCTATGCCAACGAGTGTGTGGAcgtcaataattttataactGAGGACGAGATTGATCAGTTGAAACAGGGgaaatttgataataattatatgGAGCTGCAAGAATATGAAGCGAGCAGAGCG aataaacaaatgcaagagcaacaaaatacaaacactGCACCAAatagaagaaaagaaataaaggaATGCAACTTTGAAACAAAACTGTCCCTGATCGATTTCAACAATTGCTTTCAGCACTTAAATAACccgaaaacaaatgaatacaTAAAAGTTGATGATTATCGAACGACGGGAAAGAAAGTAAGCAAAAAATTAACGATGACTTCCATATTAAAGAACTTTTATTACGATTGGTATTCGCCATTGAATAAAGAACATGATCACGACAATGAGAATGAAAGCGATCTTGAAAATATAGGCCcaaattcaacaacaaattcagaAGCAGCAGAACTATACTGGGCTAAGATGAGTAATCTAGGACCAATTGGATGGCTCAGTTTAATAATGGAGATGCTGCTCATT ATTTTAGCCACTGTATTCACATATACAGTTGTGTGTTTTACCCTCTATTGCCTCATGGAACTTATTGCAATGATGAAACCATACGAAGTGAGCAGTGT
- the LOC133836532 gene encoding uncharacterized protein LOC133836532 isoform X3: protein MIRQLLLQLLTLAMEIASIYGSCSVTRIIMRVPRDRDVGLIFDLTVSNPKAQKSEMLGFTVTSDGICTLNTSRGEQLLAGSIFGGDFGYIESGSSITVSLMWPTVSLYNRVGSCPILVSSVNHKKEVNRTNQILHFDTRFETLDPGNHSLRRRKDFTDCKNWDQNYFRNCTPLNCEELYFGKRSFYNRTSEQCEAVPACIGDGIQYDFYANECVDVNNFITEDEIDQLKQGKFDNNYMELQEYEASRANKQMQEQQNTNTAPNRRKEIKECNFETKLSLIDFNNCFQHLNNPKTNEYIKVDDYRTTGKKVSKKLTMTSILKNFYYDWYSPLNKEHDHDNENESDLENIGPNSTTNSEAAELYWAKMSNLGPIGWLSLIMEMLLIVS from the exons ATGATacgacagctgctgctgcaacttctCACGTTGGCAATGGAAATCGCTAGCATCTATGGATCCTGCAGCGTTACAAGGATCATCATGCGTGTGCCCCGCGATCGTGATGTTGGACTAATCTTTG ATCTGACTGTGTCCAATCCCAAGGCGCAAAAGTCCGAAATGTTGGGCTTTACCGTCACTTCCGATGGCATTTGCACCTTGAATACATCGAGAGGTGAACAGTTGTTGGCTGGCAGCATTTTTGGCGGCGACTTTGGCTACATCGAATCGGGCAGCAGCATAACCGTCTCCCTGATGTGGCCTACTGTG TCGCTATACAATCGCGTTGGCAGCTGCCCCATCTTGGTGAGCAGCGTGAATCACAAGAAAGAGGTGAATAGAACGAATCAGATTCTGCACTTTGATACCCGCTTTGAGACATTGGATCCTGGCAATCATTCGCTGCGGCGTCGCAAGGATTTTACCGATTGCAAGAACTGGGACCAAAACTATTTTCGCAATTGCACGCCCCTAAACTGTGAGGAACTCTACTTTGGCAAGCGCAGCTTTTACAATCGCACAAGTGAGCAATGCGAAGCAGTTCCAGCGTGTATTGGCGATGGCATCCAATATGATTTCTATGCCAACGAGTGTGTGGAcgtcaataattttataactGAGGACGAGATTGATCAGTTGAAACAGGGgaaatttgataataattatatgGAGCTGCAAGAATATGAAGCGAGCAGAGCG aataaacaaatgcaagagcaacaaaatacaaacactGCACCAAatagaagaaaagaaataaaggaATGCAACTTTGAAACAAAACTGTCCCTGATCGATTTCAACAATTGCTTTCAGCACTTAAATAACccgaaaacaaatgaatacaTAAAAGTTGATGATTATCGAACGACGGGAAAGAAAGTAAGCAAAAAATTAACGATGACTTCCATATTAAAGAACTTTTATTACGATTGGTATTCGCCATTGAATAAAGAACATGATCACGACAATGAGAATGAAAGCGATCTTGAAAATATAGGCCcaaattcaacaacaaattcagaAGCAGCAGAACTATACTGGGCTAAGATGAGTAATCTAGGACCAATTGGATGGCTCAGTTTAATAATGGAGATGCTGCTCATTGTGAGTTGA
- the LOC133836532 gene encoding uncharacterized protein LOC133836532 isoform X1, with protein MIRQLLLQLLTLAMEIASIYGSCSVTRIIMRVPRDRDVGLIFDLTVSNPKAQKSEMLGFTVTSDGICTLNTSRGEQLLAGSIFGGDFGYIESGSSITVSLMWPTVSLYNRVGSCPILVSSVNHKKEVNRTNQILHFDTRFETLDPGNHSLRRRKDFTDCKNWDQNYFRNCTPLNCEELYFGKRSFYNRTSEQCEAVPACIGDGIQYDFYANECVDVNNFITEDEIDQLKQGKFDNNYMELQEYEASRANKQMQEQQNTNTAPNRRKEIKECNFETKLSLIDFNNCFQHLNNPKTNEYIKVDDYRTTGKKVSKKLTMTSILKNFYYDWYSPLNKEHDHDNENESDLENIGPNSTTNSEAAELYWAKMSNLGPIGWLSLIMEMLLIISLVIVFQILATVFTYTVVCFTLYCLMELIAMMKPYEVSSVHIGKKLTPRKKREELEVMTSASLMSQTR; from the exons ATGATacgacagctgctgctgcaacttctCACGTTGGCAATGGAAATCGCTAGCATCTATGGATCCTGCAGCGTTACAAGGATCATCATGCGTGTGCCCCGCGATCGTGATGTTGGACTAATCTTTG ATCTGACTGTGTCCAATCCCAAGGCGCAAAAGTCCGAAATGTTGGGCTTTACCGTCACTTCCGATGGCATTTGCACCTTGAATACATCGAGAGGTGAACAGTTGTTGGCTGGCAGCATTTTTGGCGGCGACTTTGGCTACATCGAATCGGGCAGCAGCATAACCGTCTCCCTGATGTGGCCTACTGTG TCGCTATACAATCGCGTTGGCAGCTGCCCCATCTTGGTGAGCAGCGTGAATCACAAGAAAGAGGTGAATAGAACGAATCAGATTCTGCACTTTGATACCCGCTTTGAGACATTGGATCCTGGCAATCATTCGCTGCGGCGTCGCAAGGATTTTACCGATTGCAAGAACTGGGACCAAAACTATTTTCGCAATTGCACGCCCCTAAACTGTGAGGAACTCTACTTTGGCAAGCGCAGCTTTTACAATCGCACAAGTGAGCAATGCGAAGCAGTTCCAGCGTGTATTGGCGATGGCATCCAATATGATTTCTATGCCAACGAGTGTGTGGAcgtcaataattttataactGAGGACGAGATTGATCAGTTGAAACAGGGgaaatttgataataattatatgGAGCTGCAAGAATATGAAGCGAGCAGAGCG aataaacaaatgcaagagcaacaaaatacaaacactGCACCAAatagaagaaaagaaataaaggaATGCAACTTTGAAACAAAACTGTCCCTGATCGATTTCAACAATTGCTTTCAGCACTTAAATAACccgaaaacaaatgaatacaTAAAAGTTGATGATTATCGAACGACGGGAAAGAAAGTAAGCAAAAAATTAACGATGACTTCCATATTAAAGAACTTTTATTACGATTGGTATTCGCCATTGAATAAAGAACATGATCACGACAATGAGAATGAAAGCGATCTTGAAAATATAGGCCcaaattcaacaacaaattcagaAGCAGCAGAACTATACTGGGCTAAGATGAGTAATCTAGGACCAATTGGATGGCTCAGTTTAATAATGGAGATGCTGCTCATT ATCTCATTGGTCATTGTATTTCAGATTTTAGCCACTGTATTCACATATACAGTTGTGTGTTTTACCCTCTATTGCCTCATGGAACTTATTGCAATGATGAAACCATACGAAGTGAGCAGTGT
- the LOC133836532 gene encoding uncharacterized protein LOC133836532 isoform X4, producing MIRQLLLQLLTLAMEIASIYGSCSVTRIIMRVPRDRDVGLIFDLTVSNPKAQKSEMLGFTVTSDGICTLNTSRGEQLLAGSIFGGDFGYIESGSSITVSLMWPTVSLYNRVGSCPILVSSVNHKKEVNRTNQILHFDTRFETLDPGNHSLRRRKDFTDCKNWDQNYFRNCTPLNCEELYFGKRSFYNRTSEQCEAVPACIGDGIQYDFYANECVDVNNFITEDEIDQLKQGKFDNNYMELQEYEASRANKQMQEQQNTNTAPNRRKEIKECNFETKLSLIDFNNCFQHLNNPKTNEYIKVDDYRTTGKKNMITTMRMKAILKI from the exons ATGATacgacagctgctgctgcaacttctCACGTTGGCAATGGAAATCGCTAGCATCTATGGATCCTGCAGCGTTACAAGGATCATCATGCGTGTGCCCCGCGATCGTGATGTTGGACTAATCTTTG ATCTGACTGTGTCCAATCCCAAGGCGCAAAAGTCCGAAATGTTGGGCTTTACCGTCACTTCCGATGGCATTTGCACCTTGAATACATCGAGAGGTGAACAGTTGTTGGCTGGCAGCATTTTTGGCGGCGACTTTGGCTACATCGAATCGGGCAGCAGCATAACCGTCTCCCTGATGTGGCCTACTGTG TCGCTATACAATCGCGTTGGCAGCTGCCCCATCTTGGTGAGCAGCGTGAATCACAAGAAAGAGGTGAATAGAACGAATCAGATTCTGCACTTTGATACCCGCTTTGAGACATTGGATCCTGGCAATCATTCGCTGCGGCGTCGCAAGGATTTTACCGATTGCAAGAACTGGGACCAAAACTATTTTCGCAATTGCACGCCCCTAAACTGTGAGGAACTCTACTTTGGCAAGCGCAGCTTTTACAATCGCACAAGTGAGCAATGCGAAGCAGTTCCAGCGTGTATTGGCGATGGCATCCAATATGATTTCTATGCCAACGAGTGTGTGGAcgtcaataattttataactGAGGACGAGATTGATCAGTTGAAACAGGGgaaatttgataataattatatgGAGCTGCAAGAATATGAAGCGAGCAGAGCG aataaacaaatgcaagagcaacaaaatacaaacactGCACCAAatagaagaaaagaaataaaggaATGCAACTTTGAAACAAAACTGTCCCTGATCGATTTCAACAATTGCTTTCAGCACTTAAATAACccgaaaacaaatgaatacaTAAAAGTTGATGATTATCGAACGACGGGAAAGAAA AACATGATCACGACAATGAGAATGAAAGCGATCTTGAAAATATAG